DNA sequence from the Vicia villosa cultivar HV-30 ecotype Madison, WI linkage group LG3, Vvil1.0, whole genome shotgun sequence genome:
taatatgtcggaagcctacatagagagtatgtattgatctatatgttggatttataatctagtggatgtaaggatgtcgtgccggAGGATtggaactcttttgaataattgccaagatgatgagcatgttattgtGGCTGTACGTGGTTgacgagtatgtattcagcgaagttaaggcaacgagttgatgctatatgatgctataataattttgtttcgttgttaaggtgatattgtggattccaaatataatgaggaattatactctatgaaggacgaagttgatttaattcttaaagaagagtgtgattcagtttgagctattatgtaagcaatggtatatcgaggctgatgagtgtgattataactacttgtgtgcactcattccgatggttggaatgtttaatagatgaagtaaatcaggaatttgtttttgagtacgagtaagtattgatgagtggtggattagtaccatgggtggtaaagaatgattattgaacgaatgagtaaagagggccagagttgggtataactcagaagtctaattggtaatgatgattgtaatgagtaatcaaaatagCGCAGCAAAagtggaatgtaacgtgttggataattgctggtatgacttgagaggagtcagatagttgaaattcaatggtataagaaTGTTAGTatcgagtttcttgaaggaagcagttggtgaaaagtgtaagtattatttcatcgctcagatggaagagtgtgtctaaggttggtatgttcggTATATGAAAtgctttactgcagtgttgatcaggtgtggtcataccatggttgtgtaattagattactcagttattgggcgtattgtatgggttgtacctcaatgttccatTGTTGTCAATCTTTTGGAGATAtaacgagtggtacacctttggatggtcaaatgtgacgtaagagttgagacttgaatgtatgaaacatgttttctgTTGGTAACATCAGATGGATTTTGATGATCGACTGATTGGAATGTTACTTAGGAGCTAGAGAGTTAGACGAAGGACTCCTATCTAGAACTTTTCactggaagtatgttttcgaggacgaaaactcttttagtgggggagagttgtaacaccccatattttctaattttaatttaatcggaaattaaattattatttagaattatttggtattttgttgaattattggagagtTATGGATTAAGGgacattgggccggatggtgagattagtagtatgggggtgctaagtgagtaagcccattactaattattttatgttttcataaaataaagaaaataaggaaaaagagtcagaacgtgaaaaatgagaagtggaagagaagagctgaggaacgtaaagaggaaccaaagaggaagaagaccaatcaagaatctttggctaaggtaaggggggactcttccaattacaatatcttattgtaattatggatgatagtgcatgtttggttgtgttgttgggtcaatttgatcatatgtcagagttaggttttgggataattttaatagaagttgaataattgatgaatacctctgtgaactctatatagaattgtatgttaattgatgtttgtgttgtgggtattgtatcagttgttgtgttgttgtgttcttccatGAATACTGAATCTGAGTTATAGGTTTCCAATAATTGtatagaaagttaggttttaatgtgtaaatCTGACATGGGATAgtaaattgatgaaattggatgaataccatatgttaatgtgtgaaaagatggtgttttaaACCTAAAATCGTAGtctgttatgagtgaaaacgagtggaaaacaGACTAgtgcgaaattgcatatttttggagaaatactggtgttttgcgtatggaattctggcatacgcgtatgggatgaggccatacgcgtatgggtctgTTGATACTCGTATGTGATTTTTCAGTGTAAATTTAGTTCTGCTGATTTGCGTATGGGatgactgatacgcgtatgggtttgggtgatacgcgtatgggaggtgccatacgcgtatggcttctgtgagtaaaaattctgttttgtgattttcttcgaaagttcaattatgcgtaacttttgatccgtaactccgtttttagtgccgtttcgagtatgatgaaccttatgagataacctatgagtttaaatgataaaatgaggtgtagctttcaattaattttgaattatgaatttattgcttgatgaatgatgtattgtacatatatatgatgagatatgacaatacatgctatgttttaaacatgattcgtatgatgatcttgtttgatcgtgtaatggaactcatgagatatttcatgtgatgatatgagtatgatttgaatactttgttcgtttgatggatgatatattgttgacatatgtgatgagatgtgacaatataagacgtgtttgaaaatatgattatgtgatgattgttgagaattgtacaatgatgattgaattgttttggaagatgtgaatacatgtatattcttaattttgatgatgatgattagtgtaatacatgtatgttctgtaatgatggtgatgatgattgatttgtgatgaatgatgttaatgtatatatgaacatgcttaataataatgatgatgatgatgatgaaatgagtatagatgatgctactcatagaatggagatgatgaaagtatgttatatatatatatatatatatatatatatatatatatatatatatatgtttgcatgcattcataagcattgatgagggctgaatcctagatgatgtgaggattcagtgaatggcagaattcccattgggtggaatttgtgctggcagggccgtatatggatgatgatagatcggtcggtggatgatttccactggtgatgtttggttccatatgcatagagtcagttgcattcatatgcatgaatttgataacatgactgaatgtatttcattgttatgattggtattgtgtgttttgtgtgatgatggattatctgaatatagatggattgggtgaataatataactattgatgtactgttatttataatgcaataatatttgttaattgcgaatgagactcacccttacactatatttttcagattgaggatagcggctccgactcggtgaggattagatcatgagtcgatatgttgttcagcgtcgggtcatgctctgataggtgtaacactgggggaaacgttgtttttgagtttatgataataactcatttttgtttaatttatttgaggattaatacatcgatgatgtgatgtaatttgatgatgttattccgctgtgtcaacatgatatattatgaattatgagttataatgaaatgttccttagtgaatgcatgacattgacgaataatgtttatttattatgaattgtgacgcccttgtgcatgttactctgattataaattgtttaatttccgtggggtttagaagggtgttacaatcagCAACAACCGCAAGTCTGCAAACGGTATGAACCTTGAATTTGTAGCACCGTATGTGATTAATGGTGAAGTCATAGTTGGAATTGAACAAGCTGATATTAAATCAGAGATACTCTATTGGGATTCAACATTGATTATGTACGTGTTAGGTTGAGAACCTAGTATGAACATGGTGAAACATTTCATGGTTCAGAATTGGAATACGGTGCAACTCCCAGATCTGCTCTATCATGATGATGGATATTTCATCATGAGATTCAAGTCGATGAAGGAGAAGGAGGAGATTCTTATGAACGGGCCTTACACAATAAGGAACATGCCTATGCTCCTACGGGATTAGAAACCTGATTTCTGTATGAAGAATGACATGCTGTGCACAATCCCGATCTGGGTGAAGTTACCACAATTACCTCTGGAACTGTGGGGAGCTAGGAGCCTGAACAAGATTGGTAGTGCTATTGGTTCACCAGTTGTTACTGATGAATGTACTGTTCAAAATTGAGGGCATCATATGCTAGAATTCTTATTGAAATTGGTGCTACTCAAAAAATGCCTAAGGAGATTACCATACAAAATCATGAGGGAAAGAAGGTGAAACAGGCAATTGAATACGAATGGCTACCTAAATTTTGTGTTAGATGCCAAAAATTTAGACATAATTGTGCCACGACACGTACCATACCTCAATGGAAGCCAAAGTTGAAACAACCTACTGAGGA
Encoded proteins:
- the LOC131658596 gene encoding uncharacterized protein LOC131658596: MYCSKLRASYARILIEIGATQKMPKEITIQNHEGKKVKQAIEYEWLPKFCVRCQKFRHNCATTRTIPQWKPKLKQPTEEPAKESGKEAITEASTEQVLESKEYTPKGGG